A single window of uncultured Pseudodesulfovibrio sp. DNA harbors:
- a CDS encoding DUF5698 domain-containing protein yields MNMDVLFLGVLIFCVEVAVLTLGTVRTMVTVLGESRAAFSLGCLEMTLWVFGTSTVMLKVGDEPILGVCYAAGFACGNVVGIMAEKKLALGNVVVRIISAWKGHSIAQAVREGGFMITTVAGEGSDGPVTVQFVVCKRKDMKQLLAVAREVDPELFYTFETAGGASVITSPSGSRINKLLGPIRKVVPQI; encoded by the coding sequence ATGAATATGGATGTCCTTTTTCTTGGCGTACTTATCTTTTGTGTTGAGGTTGCTGTCCTGACACTTGGGACGGTTCGTACAATGGTGACTGTGCTTGGCGAGTCGCGTGCTGCATTTTCTTTGGGGTGTTTGGAGATGACGCTCTGGGTTTTTGGTACGTCAACAGTCATGCTCAAGGTTGGTGATGAGCCAATTCTTGGTGTTTGTTATGCTGCGGGCTTTGCATGTGGCAATGTGGTGGGAATTATGGCTGAAAAGAAGCTTGCGCTCGGTAATGTCGTTGTGCGCATCATCAGTGCATGGAAAGGACACTCGATTGCTCAGGCTGTGCGGGAAGGGGGTTTCATGATTACCACTGTGGCAGGTGAAGGCTCTGATGGCCCAGTCACAGTGCAATTCGTGGTTTGTAAACGAAAAGATATGAAACAGCTTTTGGCTGTTGCGCGAGAAGTTGATCCCGAGCTTTTCTATACTTTTGAAACAGCAGGTGGCGCGAGTGTTATTACAAGTCCGTCTGGTAGCCGAATCAACAAACTCCTTGGCCCAATACGTAAGGTCGTTCCGCAAATCTAA
- a CDS encoding chalcone isomerase family protein, which translates to MRSLTTLFAALLLILIFSAPVTSASKADVVLLDSQMVGDQQIFLNGIALREKFVFDVYVAGLYLPEKSSDPAKILQRNEPRMMVMHFLRDVEAKKIIDAWYEGLEDNVENVTPELKAKFDQLAAMMTDIKKNQSMGFIYNPVTGTDVMVADQPKGAILGKDFADAILATWIGPKPGPGKNFKQEILGLE; encoded by the coding sequence ATGAGATCGTTGACCACCCTTTTCGCGGCCCTGCTCTTGATCTTGATTTTCTCAGCCCCTGTCACGAGTGCAAGCAAAGCCGATGTGGTCCTGCTCGACTCTCAAATGGTTGGTGACCAACAGATATTTCTCAACGGTATCGCTCTGCGTGAAAAATTCGTCTTTGACGTGTATGTGGCCGGTCTTTATCTCCCTGAAAAATCTTCTGATCCAGCAAAAATTCTCCAACGAAACGAACCTCGTATGATGGTCATGCATTTCTTGCGTGATGTAGAAGCCAAAAAGATCATCGATGCCTGGTATGAAGGACTTGAAGACAATGTGGAGAACGTTACACCGGAACTCAAGGCGAAGTTCGACCAACTGGCCGCCATGATGACAGACATCAAAAAAAATCAAAGTATGGGGTTCATATACAATCCCGTTACCGGCACCGACGTCATGGTCGCCGATCAGCCCAAAGGCGCCATCCTGGGCAAAGACTTTGCCGACGCAATTCTTGCCACCTGGATTGGACCAAAGCCCGGCCCGGGAAAAAACTTCAAGCAGGAAATTTTGGGACTGGAATAG
- a CDS encoding alpha/beta hydrolase — protein MDLFEAVESTGDNQVAGWVQTTDGVRLWVTIQGTGRPLVLLHGWTMSSLFWRRQLSLADQFQVITIDLRGHGKSQDTLRGHTLPRYATDVREVLIALRLQNVMLVGWSMGGSVVMEYWNQFGLDKLSSIGLVETAPAPMSPAPWNTHKCHGGNTEALHDNIKAMIDDRTTFTDQFANAMFLSGQAPSHALNWMQREQLKTSPQNAAAIYEDYANRDYTPVLPTITCPALIVYGRSRHMCYGPSTGRYVAGSIPNSRFVILDKSGHLPFYEEPDLFNDALTNFMPQTAP, from the coding sequence GTGGACCTGTTTGAGGCTGTGGAAAGCACTGGCGACAATCAGGTCGCCGGATGGGTGCAAACCACGGATGGAGTTCGCCTTTGGGTAACCATTCAAGGCACAGGACGTCCTCTTGTGCTACTCCACGGCTGGACCATGAGTTCCCTGTTCTGGCGACGTCAACTTTCACTGGCCGACCAATTTCAAGTCATTACCATCGACCTGCGAGGTCACGGCAAATCACAGGATACGCTACGCGGACACACGTTGCCTCGATACGCAACAGATGTCCGGGAAGTCCTTATTGCTCTGCGTCTTCAGAACGTCATGCTTGTTGGCTGGTCCATGGGCGGATCGGTTGTCATGGAATACTGGAATCAATTCGGACTGGACAAGCTATCAAGTATCGGCCTTGTCGAAACAGCTCCGGCCCCCATGTCTCCTGCACCATGGAACACCCACAAATGTCACGGGGGCAATACCGAGGCCTTGCACGACAACATCAAAGCCATGATTGATGATCGCACGACATTCACCGACCAATTTGCCAACGCCATGTTTCTTTCCGGACAGGCTCCAAGCCACGCTCTCAACTGGATGCAACGGGAACAGCTCAAAACATCACCACAGAATGCCGCAGCCATATATGAAGACTATGCCAACCGGGATTACACTCCCGTCTTACCGACGATCACTTGTCCGGCACTCATCGTATATGGTCGTTCCCGGCACATGTGCTACGGTCCCTCAACAGGACGCTACGTGGCGGGCTCAATCCCAAATTCTCGCTTCGTCATCCTCGACAAGAGCGGACATTTGCCATTCTATGAAGAACCTGATCTATTCAATGACGCTTTGACCAATTTCATGCCTCAAACGGCTCCCTAG
- the tsaA gene encoding tRNA (N6-threonylcarbamoyladenosine(37)-N6)-methyltransferase TrmO, with translation MDTNLVIIGVIHSDITDLATAPKMENEPGAVRARIELDPAYKVGLDAMEIGAQLELFTWLHQGDRTTLKVHPRGDLSQPQRGVFSTRSPSRPNPIGLHRVTLIAIEEPLTLVVEPLEVLDGTPVIDIKTKPKGY, from the coding sequence ATGGACACTAATCTTGTTATCATAGGCGTCATTCATTCTGACATCACTGATCTTGCAACGGCCCCAAAGATGGAAAATGAACCAGGAGCCGTGCGCGCCCGTATTGAATTGGACCCTGCGTACAAAGTAGGTCTGGACGCTATGGAAATCGGCGCACAGTTGGAACTGTTCACTTGGTTGCACCAAGGCGATCGGACCACCCTCAAAGTCCACCCGCGTGGAGATCTGAGCCAACCACAACGCGGAGTTTTTTCGACGCGCTCTCCATCCCGTCCCAACCCCATTGGATTGCACAGGGTCACACTGATTGCCATTGAAGAACCGTTGACACTCGTAGTGGAGCCCTTGGAAGTCCTCGACGGGACACCTGTCATCGATATCAAGACGAAGCCCAAAGGGTACTAA
- the thiL gene encoding thiamine-phosphate kinase: MKSEAQFLELIDTHFKGHHDFVSLGRGDDCAVLTGGKDFCVSSDLFLEDVHFRHDYFSAADIGYKALAVNISDIAAMGAKPVAFTMDLMVPSNLDDEFWNDFFKSMSMLARQNDMVLAGGDLSKADKLGISISIFGVAGSTGFLKRQNCAYGDILFTIGDIGLARAGLMALEATGEKARDVLPAAVLAHLRPKPKVMIGTLLNAAGVKGLMDISDGLARDLPRFLGPELGADLTIETKNLNSNVITFAQTIDVDPVEFALLGGEDYALLGAVSPFEAGKAESVPGFTRIGTVTKKTGLTVNGEPFTTPGFDHFND, translated from the coding sequence ATGAAAAGCGAAGCACAATTCCTTGAACTCATTGATACTCATTTCAAAGGGCATCATGATTTTGTGTCCCTTGGACGTGGTGACGACTGCGCAGTCTTGACTGGCGGCAAAGACTTTTGCGTTTCTTCCGATCTTTTTCTGGAAGATGTTCATTTCAGGCACGATTATTTTTCCGCAGCCGACATTGGCTACAAAGCCCTGGCTGTAAACATCAGTGATATTGCAGCCATGGGAGCCAAACCCGTGGCTTTTACCATGGACCTCATGGTTCCCTCCAATCTGGACGACGAATTCTGGAACGACTTCTTCAAGTCCATGAGTATGTTAGCCCGCCAAAATGACATGGTACTGGCTGGCGGAGACCTGAGCAAAGCGGATAAACTCGGCATATCGATTTCCATTTTCGGCGTGGCTGGCTCAACCGGATTTCTCAAACGCCAAAACTGTGCATACGGCGACATTCTGTTCACCATTGGCGACATCGGTTTAGCCCGAGCCGGACTCATGGCCCTTGAAGCCACCGGGGAAAAAGCTCGTGATGTATTGCCTGCCGCAGTTCTTGCCCACCTGCGCCCCAAACCAAAGGTCATGATTGGCACATTACTTAACGCTGCTGGTGTCAAAGGACTTATGGACATATCCGACGGTCTGGCCCGTGATCTTCCCCGCTTTCTTGGGCCAGAACTCGGCGCTGACCTGACCATTGAAACAAAGAACCTCAATAGCAACGTGATAACTTTTGCCCAGACTATCGACGTTGATCCTGTTGAATTTGCCCTGCTCGGAGGTGAGGACTATGCTCTGCTTGGCGCAGTTTCCCCCTTCGAAGCCGGAAAAGCTGAATCAGTACCAGGTTTTACTCGTATCGGTACAGTGACAAAAAAAACCGGCCTTACGGTCAACGGGGAACCGTTCACCACTCCGGGATTTGATCACTTCAACGACTAA
- a CDS encoding ATP-dependent helicase — MSIDFENELNEAQREAVQTTEGPVLVIAGAGSGKTRTIVYRLAHLVESGVDPSQILLLTFTRKAAQEMLKRAEMILGRSLHSTSGGTFHSFAYATLRQNAMDIGFDNGFTLMDRADSENICKDVKDDLKLGKGDRSYPRKSTLLDMITKSRNKELPIETILEREAYHLNSYLDDLNEISDGYAHFKRNHALMDYDDLLFLVDKLLTENEPLRNQLQTKYRYIMVDEYQDTNLVQARIVKLLAGDKGNVMAVGDDAQSIYAFRGANVANILEFPKIFKDTKVIRLEKNYRSVQPILDLTNEILKGATIKFDKKLYSDLKSNNLPEVVHPLSDQSQAKLVVDQILEFRRKFSLHDVAVLFRAGYQSFPLEVALTRIGIDYQKYGGIRFHEAAHIKDVLSYLRLVLNPHDLLAWQRALDHIKGVGPKTVAKIYKAIHARDDKYLGKMTRKHEQLGELLGELNKLRATPPKPSAILESILAFYQPILTEKYPDDYPKRQAGLEQLSQIAVNYSDMEQFLGDLSLDGDPEEEKRKENAVVLSTVHSAKGLEWSAVIIIDLVEDRFPSRRAMQRAEDLEEERRLMYVACTRAKKCLKLFVPSSVYNRASGMSEPTLPSPFILELPDTVFDRMNESYGGGLEQRRKRGTSGATPLSRPTTSEPDVATTPKSDPSKLGFCRHKIFGKGKIIAHIEPNKYRVNFPGFGLKVIIGDYLELI, encoded by the coding sequence ATGAGCATAGACTTCGAAAACGAACTCAATGAGGCACAGCGAGAGGCAGTCCAAACCACCGAAGGACCGGTTCTGGTCATCGCCGGAGCTGGATCAGGCAAGACTCGCACCATCGTCTATCGACTGGCCCACCTTGTGGAATCAGGCGTCGACCCCAGTCAAATCCTGCTCCTGACCTTTACCCGAAAAGCTGCTCAGGAAATGCTCAAACGCGCCGAAATGATCCTCGGCCGCTCTCTGCACAGCACTTCCGGTGGGACATTTCACTCATTCGCTTATGCAACCCTGCGCCAAAATGCCATGGACATTGGATTCGACAACGGATTCACTCTCATGGACCGTGCCGACAGCGAGAACATATGCAAAGACGTCAAGGATGATCTCAAGCTCGGCAAAGGAGACCGCTCCTATCCGAGAAAATCCACCCTATTGGACATGATTACCAAGTCCCGAAACAAGGAATTGCCCATTGAGACGATCCTCGAACGAGAGGCATACCACCTTAATTCCTATCTTGATGATCTCAATGAAATTTCTGATGGTTATGCTCATTTCAAGCGAAATCATGCGTTGATGGATTACGACGATCTACTCTTTCTCGTTGACAAGCTGCTCACGGAAAACGAACCGTTACGAAATCAGCTCCAGACCAAATACCGCTATATCATGGTGGACGAATATCAGGATACCAATCTGGTTCAGGCTCGCATCGTCAAACTTCTGGCCGGAGACAAGGGTAATGTCATGGCCGTAGGAGATGATGCCCAGTCCATTTACGCATTCCGTGGCGCCAACGTTGCCAACATTTTGGAATTCCCTAAAATTTTCAAAGACACCAAGGTCATTCGCCTTGAAAAGAACTATCGCTCTGTCCAGCCCATCCTTGATCTGACCAATGAAATTCTCAAGGGCGCGACCATCAAATTCGATAAGAAGCTCTATTCAGACCTCAAAAGCAACAACTTACCCGAAGTGGTCCACCCTCTCAGCGACCAGAGTCAGGCGAAACTTGTGGTGGATCAGATTCTGGAATTTCGACGTAAATTTTCATTACATGACGTAGCCGTCCTATTCAGAGCTGGATATCAATCCTTCCCGCTTGAAGTTGCTTTGACGCGTATCGGCATCGACTACCAAAAATATGGTGGCATCAGATTCCATGAGGCCGCCCACATCAAGGACGTATTGTCCTATCTCCGCTTGGTACTCAACCCGCACGACTTACTGGCGTGGCAACGCGCTCTGGATCATATCAAGGGCGTCGGTCCCAAGACCGTGGCAAAAATCTACAAAGCCATCCATGCCCGCGATGATAAATATCTTGGCAAGATGACCAGAAAACACGAGCAACTCGGGGAACTCCTCGGAGAACTCAATAAGTTACGCGCCACTCCACCCAAGCCTTCGGCCATTCTGGAATCCATTCTAGCCTTCTATCAACCGATACTCACCGAAAAGTACCCGGACGATTACCCCAAGCGTCAGGCTGGATTGGAACAACTCAGCCAAATTGCTGTCAACTACTCTGACATGGAGCAATTCCTTGGCGATCTGAGTCTGGATGGTGACCCGGAAGAAGAAAAACGCAAGGAAAACGCCGTGGTGCTTTCCACTGTCCACTCCGCCAAAGGATTGGAATGGTCTGCGGTCATCATTATCGATCTCGTTGAAGACAGATTTCCATCACGCCGAGCCATGCAACGCGCCGAGGACCTTGAAGAAGAACGTCGCCTTATGTACGTGGCTTGCACCCGCGCAAAAAAATGTCTCAAGCTCTTTGTGCCAAGCTCGGTATACAACCGAGCCAGCGGTATGTCGGAACCGACCCTGCCCAGCCCATTTATCCTTGAATTGCCGGATACGGTCTTCGACAGAATGAACGAATCCTATGGAGGCGGACTGGAACAAAGACGCAAACGTGGCACGAGCGGCGCAACACCCTTGTCACGACCAACGACCAGCGAACCGGACGTAGCGACTACCCCCAAATCCGATCCTTCCAAGCTCGGATTCTGCCGCCACAAAATTTTCGGCAAAGGGAAAATCATCGCCCACATCGAACCGAATAAGTATAGGGTAAATTTCCCGGGATTCGGCCTCAAGGTTATAATAGGGGACTACCTTGAACTCATCTAA
- a CDS encoding alkaline phosphatase family protein — MSILLSSEPRKRLVVLGLDGVPLDLAKRLGLSLPNIGRLAKHATTVQAELPELSPVNWTAFFTGEGPEKHTIFGFSHMDPHTYQLRICNSHDIECPTIFDRLGENGIVSRIINLPGTYPVRPLRGMCISGFVSLDLEKSAYPTFLKEKIRSIDYKLEADTNKGRDDLDYLLKELRMTLDSRLKALDMLWPDLGWDLFIHVFTETDRLFHFFMDAVLHEDHPAHFECMRFLADWDHAIGLFLEKYDALPGPKRLLVLADHGFTELKTEVCLNTWLKQQGLLSLTGSPADEWDASKISSESKAFALDPGRIYIHSAERFARGFVTEENKTNLLKTIKHDLLQLTYKGELVLKAVHDRNELYPGTLSAQAPDLVCEANPGFDLKAKFDRNDIFGLHGRTGTHTVNGAIFSDTDGSRPKLMRDIGNTILQHFDIKK; from the coding sequence ATGTCGATTCTCCTCTCTTCCGAACCTCGCAAACGGCTGGTCGTTCTCGGTCTGGACGGAGTACCGCTCGACCTCGCCAAACGCCTCGGCCTGAGCCTGCCTAACATTGGCAGGCTCGCAAAACACGCGACCACAGTCCAAGCAGAGTTGCCGGAACTCTCACCTGTGAACTGGACAGCCTTCTTCACAGGTGAAGGGCCAGAAAAACACACCATTTTCGGTTTCTCCCACATGGACCCGCACACGTATCAACTGCGGATTTGCAACAGCCACGACATAGAATGCCCGACCATTTTCGACCGCCTCGGTGAAAATGGCATTGTATCCCGTATCATCAATCTACCGGGGACATACCCAGTGCGTCCCTTGCGCGGCATGTGCATATCCGGGTTTGTCTCTCTCGATCTTGAAAAATCAGCTTACCCCACGTTTTTAAAAGAAAAAATACGATCAATCGACTACAAACTCGAAGCTGACACCAACAAGGGACGAGACGATCTTGACTATCTTCTCAAAGAATTACGTATGACCCTCGACTCCCGCCTCAAGGCCTTGGACATGCTCTGGCCGGACCTTGGCTGGGACCTGTTCATCCATGTCTTCACAGAGACTGACCGCCTCTTTCACTTCTTCATGGACGCAGTACTTCACGAAGACCATCCGGCCCACTTTGAATGTATGCGCTTTCTCGCAGACTGGGACCACGCCATTGGCCTTTTTCTCGAAAAATACGACGCCCTCCCTGGCCCAAAGCGATTACTCGTGCTTGCCGACCACGGTTTCACAGAACTCAAAACCGAAGTATGCCTGAACACATGGTTGAAGCAACAAGGATTACTCTCACTCACAGGCTCACCTGCTGACGAATGGGATGCGTCAAAAATCTCTTCTGAATCAAAGGCATTCGCCCTTGATCCCGGTCGTATATACATCCATTCGGCTGAACGTTTCGCCCGTGGATTTGTCACGGAAGAGAATAAAACCAACTTGCTCAAAACCATAAAGCATGACCTGCTCCAGTTAACATACAAAGGCGAGCTTGTTCTAAAAGCTGTACATGACAGGAATGAACTCTACCCCGGGACACTGTCGGCACAGGCTCCCGACCTTGTTTGTGAAGCAAACCCCGGCTTTGATCTCAAAGCAAAATTTGATCGCAATGACATATTTGGTTTGCATGGACGAACAGGGACACATACGGTAAACGGAGCAATTTTTTCCGACACGGACGGCTCGCGCCCAAAACTGATGCGCGACATTGGCAACACCATACTCCAACATTTTGATATTAAGAAATAA
- a CDS encoding phosphatidylglycerol lysyltransferase domain-containing protein codes for MPLNFEPISLDRQAEYHACLTGCPQLLTSDFSFANVFGWAEHYGLEWAFHKDLCFIRQTKPETILWAPVGPWEAYDWANCKTMHESGKFTRVPEALTRLWSVAYGNNILIEESREHWDYIYSVEDLIALKGKKFHKKKNLLNQFKKNYLYAYESMAPECVEEVLEMQDEWYKWYEENNPSDALKAENRAITRVLHNIDQIDGLMGATLRVEGKVIAYTVAEPLCDDSLVIHFEKGDVRYKGVYQAINQMFLENDGAGFTNVNREQDLGDEGLRKAKLSYNPSFFLKKFETTLL; via the coding sequence ATGCCTCTGAATTTTGAACCGATCAGTTTGGATCGGCAGGCAGAATACCACGCCTGCCTCACTGGATGCCCGCAACTGCTGACCAGCGACTTCTCCTTTGCCAATGTGTTTGGCTGGGCTGAACACTATGGTCTGGAATGGGCCTTTCACAAGGACCTGTGCTTTATTCGACAGACTAAACCGGAAACCATTCTCTGGGCACCTGTTGGCCCGTGGGAAGCTTACGACTGGGCAAATTGCAAAACCATGCACGAAAGCGGGAAATTCACCCGTGTCCCCGAAGCGCTCACCCGTCTCTGGTCTGTAGCTTACGGCAATAATATTCTGATTGAGGAAAGCCGCGAGCATTGGGATTACATCTATTCAGTGGAAGACCTGATAGCACTCAAAGGCAAAAAATTTCACAAGAAAAAGAATCTGCTCAACCAGTTCAAAAAAAATTACCTCTACGCTTACGAATCCATGGCCCCTGAATGTGTCGAAGAAGTCCTTGAGATGCAGGACGAATGGTACAAGTGGTACGAAGAGAACAATCCGTCTGACGCCCTCAAGGCAGAAAACCGCGCCATTACTCGTGTATTACACAATATTGATCAAATCGACGGACTCATGGGAGCTACTCTTCGTGTAGAAGGCAAGGTCATCGCCTACACCGTGGCTGAACCCTTGTGTGACGACTCCCTCGTTATTCACTTCGAAAAAGGTGATGTCAGATACAAAGGTGTATATCAGGCTATCAACCAAATGTTCTTGGAAAACGACGGTGCAGGGTTCACCAACGTCAACCGAGAGCAAGACCTGGGCGACGAAGGATTACGCAAAGCAAAGTTGTCTTACAATCCATCATTCTTCCTCAAAAAATTTGAAACAACCCTTCTATAA
- a CDS encoding MATE family efflux transporter — MSDTLTANMSRAPYRTIWNLAWPQLLMMLFHFLIGMTDVWVAGHINREVQASLGIISQSFFLLLVVAMAIANGAVAAISQSLGAGLIRRVKRYVGLCILLAAALGGAFLIIGLPLKNVMLVALQIPAEMRITTEYFLTIYLIMLPSYYMLMITNAIFRARKQVMYPLYSMIIVTVLNTVLDLGLGLGWFGMPNIGFKGLAWATFVSITAGMLLNITVLAKHGLLKLESFAPWRWMKRAMPYLAKVAWPSGLMQIVWHSGYMVLYIITASLPWDAVDALAGMAIGLRIEALLFLPAFAFNMTASILIGHYLGARQPEEAKKFGFRILRIGLISITLFSFVVWQFMEPWVGLLTRDAAVAAQAMSYLKWNVLAIPFTLTSMILAGALNGAGATMYNMFIMGAATWGLRLPLAYGLGHVLMKDAEGIWIAMLCSQIVQASILLYFFTFKNWQRFAMIKKRNGHNGR, encoded by the coding sequence ATGTCCGACACACTCACTGCAAACATGTCACGCGCACCATACCGCACCATCTGGAATCTGGCTTGGCCCCAGCTCCTGATGATGCTTTTTCACTTCCTCATCGGCATGACAGATGTATGGGTTGCCGGGCACATCAACCGGGAGGTTCAGGCTTCACTCGGCATCATATCTCAATCTTTCTTTCTTCTGCTGGTTGTTGCAATGGCTATTGCCAACGGCGCAGTGGCTGCCATCAGCCAATCACTGGGAGCCGGGCTTATCCGACGGGTCAAACGCTATGTAGGACTCTGCATTCTGCTGGCTGCCGCTTTAGGAGGCGCGTTCCTGATCATCGGTCTACCTTTGAAGAATGTCATGCTGGTTGCCCTACAAATTCCAGCGGAGATGCGGATTACCACTGAATACTTCCTCACAATCTACCTTATCATGTTGCCATCGTACTACATGCTCATGATAACCAACGCGATCTTTCGGGCACGAAAACAAGTCATGTACCCTCTGTACTCCATGATCATTGTCACCGTGCTGAACACTGTCCTTGATCTCGGCTTGGGACTTGGTTGGTTTGGTATGCCCAATATCGGTTTCAAGGGACTTGCCTGGGCAACCTTCGTATCCATAACAGCCGGTATGTTGTTGAATATCACGGTCCTTGCCAAACACGGCTTGCTCAAGTTGGAAAGCTTTGCCCCATGGCGCTGGATGAAACGGGCAATGCCCTATCTTGCAAAAGTCGCGTGGCCATCAGGACTTATGCAAATAGTATGGCATTCCGGCTACATGGTTCTCTACATCATTACGGCAAGTCTCCCTTGGGACGCTGTGGATGCTCTGGCTGGCATGGCGATAGGTTTGCGCATTGAAGCCCTGCTCTTTCTCCCGGCCTTTGCCTTCAATATGACCGCGAGTATCCTCATCGGCCACTATCTCGGCGCAAGACAACCCGAGGAAGCCAAAAAGTTCGGCTTTCGTATCTTACGAATTGGTCTGATCTCGATCACACTTTTTTCTTTTGTCGTTTGGCAATTCATGGAGCCATGGGTCGGCCTGCTCACCCGTGATGCGGCTGTTGCTGCTCAAGCCATGAGCTATCTCAAATGGAACGTACTCGCCATCCCCTTTACTCTGACCAGTATGATTCTGGCCGGAGCCCTTAACGGGGCTGGAGCGACGATGTACAACATGTTCATCATGGGCGCTGCAACATGGGGTCTCAGGCTCCCGCTTGCATATGGCCTCGGTCACGTCTTGATGAAAGATGCCGAAGGCATTTGGATAGCCATGCTCTGCTCACAAATTGTTCAGGCTTCAATCCTTCTCTACTTCTTCACCTTCAAAAACTGGCAACGTTTCGCTATGATCAAAAAAAGAAACGGCCACAACGGACGCTAA
- a CDS encoding response regulator produces the protein MPELSLNTDMRILVVDDSSTMRRILKTSLKDIGLKNVVTADDGDAAWVIVQQESIDLILSDHKMPNMSGEEFLALVRGNEDYKCIPFIMVTAESFQENVMAAIRLGVSNYIVKPFSAEQLRNKILKVCASAC, from the coding sequence ATGCCTGAACTCTCTCTCAATACCGATATGCGCATTTTGGTAGTGGATGATTCCAGTACCATGCGGCGAATTCTCAAAACATCTTTGAAGGATATTGGTTTAAAAAATGTGGTAACCGCTGATGATGGTGATGCTGCTTGGGTGATAGTCCAACAGGAGTCCATTGATCTTATTCTGTCGGATCACAAAATGCCCAATATGTCTGGTGAAGAATTTTTGGCGTTGGTGCGTGGTAATGAGGACTACAAGTGTATTCCTTTCATCATGGTTACGGCAGAATCCTTTCAGGAGAATGTCATGGCAGCTATTAGGCTTGGAGTGTCCAATTATATTGTCAAACCATTCAGCGCAGAGCAGCTACGAAATAAAATTTTAAAGGTCTGTGCTTCCGCTTGCTAA
- a CDS encoding ABC transporter ATP-binding protein, with the protein MTHTIIELKDVSYAFPNRSNALDKLTFHLHHGEKLGLFGPNGAGKTTMLHILMGLLTPDQGSVKLFGVPMTEHKIFNEARLRIGFLFQHSDDQLFCPTVLDDVAFGPLNQGLSKEDAADRAREALSIVGLSEFEDRIPHRMSGGEKKLVALATILAMRPEVLVLDEPTTGLSPEAKERLIVILQGLDMARLVVSHDPDFLAATTDRLIAMRDGRIRPGELKPHTHVHVHEEGDVPHQH; encoded by the coding sequence ATGACTCATACGATAATTGAGCTGAAGGACGTCAGCTACGCATTTCCAAACCGGAGCAACGCTCTGGACAAACTGACCTTTCACTTGCACCACGGCGAAAAACTCGGGCTGTTCGGGCCCAATGGTGCAGGCAAGACAACCATGTTGCATATCCTCATGGGTCTACTCACGCCTGATCAAGGCAGTGTGAAACTCTTCGGCGTTCCCATGACCGAACACAAAATTTTTAATGAAGCCCGATTAAGAATCGGTTTCTTGTTTCAACATTCTGATGATCAGTTGTTCTGCCCGACTGTGCTTGACGATGTTGCCTTTGGCCCACTCAATCAGGGACTCTCCAAAGAAGACGCAGCCGATCGAGCACGTGAGGCGTTATCTATTGTGGGATTGTCAGAATTTGAAGACAGGATTCCCCATCGCATGTCAGGCGGAGAAAAAAAACTCGTAGCACTGGCAACGATACTCGCCATGCGCCCGGAAGTACTTGTGTTGGATGAACCGACCACAGGATTATCTCCCGAAGCCAAAGAAAGACTCATTGTAATATTGCAAGGACTGGATATGGCTCGGTTGGTCGTATCTCACGACCCGGACTTTCTGGCCGCAACAACTGATCGACTTATTGCCATGCGTGATGGTCGCATCAGACCGGGGGAACTCAAACCTCACACCCATGTTCATGTCCACGAAGAAGGAGATGTGCCTCATCAGCACTAA